A part of Escherichia marmotae genomic DNA contains:
- the yegS gene encoding lipid kinase YegS: protein MADFPASLLILNGKSAGNEILREAIMLLREEGMTIHVRTTWEKDDAARYVAEARQLGVATVIAGGGDGTINEVSTALIQCEGDDIPALGILPLGTANDFATSVGIPEALDKAFKLAIAGNAIAIDMAQVNKQTCFINMATGGFGTRITTETPEKLKAALGGVSYIIHGLMRMDTLQPDRCEIRGENFHWQGDALVIGIGNGRQAGGGQQLCPNALINDGLLQLRIFTGDEILPALFSTLKPDEENPNIVEGASAWFEIQAPHEITFNLDGEPLSGQRFHIEILPAALRCRLPPDCPLLR, encoded by the coding sequence ATGGCAGATTTTCCCGCCAGCTTACTGATTCTTAACGGCAAAAGTGCTGGCAATGAGATATTGCGCGAAGCGATTATGCTGTTGCGTGAAGAAGGAATGACGATCCATGTACGAACCACCTGGGAGAAAGATGATGCCGCGCGTTATGTTGCTGAAGCCCGTCAGCTTGGCGTTGCAACGGTAATTGCCGGAGGTGGAGATGGCACTATTAATGAAGTCTCCACGGCATTGATTCAGTGCGAAGGTGATGACATTCCTGCTTTGGGAATATTGCCGCTAGGTACAGCGAACGATTTTGCCACCAGTGTGGGTATTCCTGAAGCGCTGGATAAGGCATTTAAACTGGCAATTGCCGGTAACGCCATTGCGATTGATATGGCGCAGGTCAACAAACAAACCTGTTTTATCAACATGGCGACGGGCGGATTTGGTACGCGCATTACCACCGAAACACCGGAGAAATTAAAAGCCGCGCTGGGTGGCGTCTCTTACATCATTCACGGCTTAATGCGCATGGATACGTTGCAACCGGACCGCTGCGAAATCCGTGGTGAAAATTTTCACTGGCAAGGCGATGCGCTGGTTATTGGTATTGGCAACGGGCGTCAGGCCGGTGGCGGTCAGCAACTGTGCCCGAATGCGCTGATTAACGATGGGTTATTGCAACTGCGTATTTTCACCGGTGACGAAATTCTTCCCGCTCTCTTCTCAACCTTAAAACCTGATGAAGAAAATCCGAATATTGTTGAAGGCGCTTCGGCGTGGTTCGAGATACAAGCGCCGCATGAAATCACCTTTAACCTTGATGGCGAACCATTAAGTGGCCAACGTTTTCATATAGAAATACTTCCGGCGGCGTTGCGTTGTCGATTACCGCCGGACTGCCCGTTATTGCGCTAG
- the fbaB gene encoding class I fructose-bisphosphate aldolase, whose amino-acid sequence MTDIAQLLGKDADNLLQHRCMTIPSDQLYLPGHDYVDRVMIDNNRPPAVLRNMQTLYNTGRLAGTGYLSILPVDQGGEHSAGASFAANPLYFDPKNIVELAIEAGCNCVASTYGVLASVSRRYAHRIPFLVKLNHNETLSYPNTYDQTLYASVEQAFNMGAVAVGATIYFGSQESRRQIEEISAAFERAHELGMVTVLWAYLRNSAFKKEGIDYHVSADLTGQANHLAATIGADIVKQKMAENNGGYKAINYGYTDDRVYSKLTSENPIDLVRYQLANCYMGRAGLINSGGAAGGETDLSDAVRTAVINKRAGGMGLILGRKAFKKSMADGVKLINAVQDVYLDSKITIA is encoded by the coding sequence ATGACAGATATTGCGCAGTTGCTTGGCAAAGATGCCGACAACCTTTTACAGCATCGTTGTATGACTATTCCTTCTGACCAGCTTTATCTCCCCGGACATGACTACGTAGACCGCGTGATGATTGACAATAATCGTCCGCCAGCGGTGCTGCGTAATATGCAGACGCTGTATAACACCGGGCGTCTGGCCGGAACCGGGTATCTTTCTATTCTGCCGGTTGACCAGGGGGGCGAGCACTCCGCGGGGGCTTCATTTGCTGCTAACCCGCTCTATTTCGACCCGAAAAACATTGTTGAACTGGCGATAGAAGCGGGCTGTAACTGTGTGGCGTCAACTTATGGCGTGCTGGCATCGGTATCGCGGCGTTACGCTCACCGCATTCCATTCCTCGTCAAACTCAACCACAACGAGACGCTAAGTTACCCAAACACCTACGATCAAACGCTGTATGCCAGTGTAGAGCAGGCGTTCAACATGGGAGCAGTGGCAGTTGGCGCGACCATCTATTTTGGCTCGCAAGAGTCACGTCGGCAGATTGAAGAAATTTCTGCGGCCTTTGAACGTGCACATGAGCTGGGCATGGTGACCGTGCTGTGGGCTTATTTGCGCAACTCCGCCTTTAAGAAAGAGGGCATCGATTACCATGTTTCCGCTGACCTGACCGGTCAGGCGAACCATCTGGCGGCGACCATTGGCGCGGATATTGTCAAACAAAAAATGGCGGAGAATAACGGCGGCTATAAAGCGATTAATTACGGTTATACCGACGATCGCGTTTACAGCAAGTTAACCAGCGAAAACCCGATTGACCTGGTGCGTTATCAGTTAGCTAACTGTTATATGGGCCGCGCAGGGCTGATTAACTCCGGCGGTGCCGCGGGCGGTGAAACCGACCTTAGCGATGCGGTGCGTACTGCGGTTATCAACAAACGCGCGGGCGGAATGGGGCTGATTCTCGGGCGTAAAGCGTTCAAGAAATCGATGGCCGACGGCGTGAAACTGATTAACGCCGTGCAGGACGTTTATCTCGATAGCAAAATTACGATTGCCTGA